TCCTCAAACTGTTCGTATATCATGACCATACCTGTTCCTTGTTGTCTTCCGACCAATTGATGATCATGGAGCATTCTCACCCAGGATATTCCAGAATCAGGAAGACAGTAACTATCAAGGTATTCTCCATTTGAATCATATCTATCGATAATAGTAACCGGAGCGTAGTTGATGTATCGATTGCTGTGCAGAAGAGAACCATCGTTTTGGTATTCATCTACCACGACATTGATCATGCCTTCCGGGCCTCTGAAAACACCGCCAACGGATGGGAACATCACTGTTGACTGAATTCCAGTTTCTTCATTGAAACTGCGATAAGGTTTAGCTGGTTCTGATGGGAGATCGCGAACACCTGTGAAAATAGGTTCTTCGGTTTCAAGATTGAAAATATGGAGTCGATGCTCGTATCTGGAAATAAAGGCTATCATATCTGGAGGGATGAATACACCGCGAAGATTGTCCCTGAATCGGCTATCCAACGTCATTTCAGAATCCCCTTCGATTTCTCCAAACGATCTGATATGACCGGAATCAACATGTATGATGTGAATGACTCCACCTTGTTGTGTTCCAGAAAGAACAGCCAGTGTGGAATCGGATAATGCAATGAGATCCTCAGGGGTCTCGATAGAGATAGTTGTTGTAAAAACACCACTATTAGAGAAGAAATCAATTCTACCAAGACCGGTATTCGCTACGGCGATCCAGTCTCCTGCTGAAGCAATGGTTCCTATTCCATGAAAGTGTCCCGGGCCCTCACCGCTTTCCCCGGCTTTCCATAGCATTTCACCGTTTGGTCTCATGCATACCAGTTCCTGTGTAGCTTGATCGGCTATCAAAAGAGTATCACCCATTGTATGCAGGTAGAGTGCGTTGTAGAACGGTGGTGTGGAATCCTCTTCATCACCTAGAATCGCTACTCGGTCGAAAAGTATGTAATGTGCAGAATCTCCCTCCCAAAGACCATCATCGGATGACTCGGCATAAAGCTTCCACTTTAAGAGTGTGTCTAAGCTTATACCATTTCTTACTTCGTATTCGTGATTACCAGTACTAATGGTATCAGGCTCATTACCACAAGAAAGCACTATGGCAATTGAAAACACAAGAATTGTTATTGGAATTCCATTCATATTTTCTTGTTTCCGTCAAGTGAACGCTCTAAATCAGCAGACTGCTATATCCAGAACTCAATCGTGAAGCTGCAGTACTGCTGCATTTTGTTAACTTTAAATTCATTGCTTGTATGCATTTCTTCTAGCATCAATCGTAAGAATAAACACGATATGTTCCTTCTTCTCCACGATATAAAACAATCTGAAACTGCCAATCCTGTATCGCCAGGTATCAGGGGAGTAGCCCCGAAGCTTCTTGGTGTTCTTTCCATAAAATGGTTCAATCCTGAGCTGTGGATATATGTACACATTAAGCTTGTTCCTTAGAAATGCAGATTCATTCAGCGGTAATTTCCCAAGTTGCTTGAGGAATTCCTTGGTTTCGAATATCTTGAAATCAGGCAAACTGACCTCGCTCAGATTTCGCGTCCTGTAGCCCATTCCTGATGCTTCTGTTCAGATATTCATTTTCACGAATTTCAGCCATTTCAAACTCGTTTACATACCTGTGTTCTTCGATATAGCGCAAGGCAACGGTCTCAATGAAGTTAGAAAGAGGACGATTGTCCTGTTCAGCCAATTCACGAAATTGCTTGTATATCTTTTCATCAAGCCTGAGTGTAACAGTCTTTGACATTTCTCACCTCCAATATGTGAGTTCATCATGTGCAGATAGTATACATTAGAATACATACGAACGCAATGTAGTCATTTATGATTTCTATTAGAAAACGCTTTGCATAACCAGCACAGATATTACTCTGGGTCATGGCTTTGCATTTGTGACCGGTTCGTCAGCTAGGACGGTAACGTCGTACTTCTTCTTGATCCAGGCGAGTAATTCATCAACATGTTCGCCGTGAATCGAAATCTCACTATGGGGCTTTTTCACGAGAGCCAACATCATGGTTCCGCAGGTCTACTGATTTTGTTCTGCACTGAATTATCATCAGTCACTCAATCCCAGTATATACAATTTCGGGTAGTCGTAAGGATGCATAGAGTAAGCAAGATACCCATAGTCGGTTATACTGAATCTAAACATTTCATTTCCGGGCAAGCCCTCACATTCGCACGAGAAAACCAGTTCACCATCGAAGCTATACACATCAAATTCAGGATCGAAATACGAACCATGACTTGCCCAGAGATAGCCAAGAGAATCCTGAATCTGCAGCTGTACAATTCCTGTTTCAAGCTGGGATGGCATCCAGTCACCAAGATGTCTGTCTCTCATTTTGCGGAATTCTGTTTCCTGTATGAGCTCCTCTTCACTTCTGGGAATACATTCATGGTACGTATAGAGCGTATCTACGCAGATTCCATTTGAAGCGAAGGAATAAATATGAAATTCTGATCTGTCAGGCACAACGAAAA
The Candidatus Aegiribacteria sp. DNA segment above includes these coding regions:
- a CDS encoding type II toxin-antitoxin system RelE/ParE family toxin: MPDFKIFETKEFLKQLGKLPLNESAFLRNKLNVYIYPQLRIEPFYGKNTKKLRGYSPDTWRYRIGSFRLFYIVEKKEHIVFILTIDARRNAYKQ
- a CDS encoding ribbon-helix-helix protein, CopG family gives rise to the protein MSKTVTLRLDEKIYKQFRELAEQDNRPLSNFIETVALRYIEEHRYVNEFEMAEIRENEYLNRSIRNGLQDAKSERGQFA